A part of Magnetospirillum sp. ME-1 genomic DNA contains:
- a CDS encoding potassium transporter Kup: MGALTLAAIGVVYGDIGTSPLYTLKECFDPDHGIPSTPDNVIGIASLVFWAILLVVTAKYVLFVMRADNRGEGGILSLLALAVRATGGDRGLVGPMVGLGLFGAALFIGDGMITPAISVLSAVEGLEVGTPFFAPFVVPITLAVLVGLFAIQSRGTETVGRLFGPVMVVWFITLAVLGIAQIVEHPYILKAMNPAYGAVFLATHGWIAFIVLGSVVLAVTGAEALYADMGHFGKRPIQLAWFILVLPALALNYFGQAALILEDPAAAKNPFYLLVPDWGLYPMVILATMATIIASQAVISGVFSLSRQAVQLGYSPRLDIRHTSDEEEGQIYIPRANWGLLLGIFALVIGFKSSSNLAAAYGIAVTGTMAATTILALVVAHRSWNWPLWLCVVLGVAFLSIDIGFLSANLLKVAQGGWFPLAVGFGMLLLMATWRKGREILSRRLADGAMPLDMFMAQQKESSNILRVRGTAVFMTGGTDTVPIALLHNLKHNKVLHQRVVFLTVITEDIPRVSARDRLVVEGLAEGFYRITVRYGFFQEPDIPKVLRLCKAFGLEFEMMDTSFFLGRETLVPSTHPEMPEWRERLFVIMSRNAVAATDFFRIPAGRVVELGIQVQL, translated from the coding sequence ATGGGCGCCCTGACCCTGGCGGCCATCGGCGTCGTCTACGGCGATATCGGCACCAGCCCGCTCTACACCCTGAAGGAATGCTTCGATCCCGATCACGGCATCCCGTCCACCCCCGACAACGTCATCGGCATCGCCTCGCTGGTGTTCTGGGCCATCCTCCTGGTGGTCACGGCCAAATACGTCCTGTTCGTCATGCGCGCCGACAACCGGGGCGAGGGCGGCATCCTGTCGCTGCTGGCGCTGGCGGTGCGCGCCACCGGCGGCGACCGCGGACTGGTCGGCCCCATGGTCGGGCTGGGCCTGTTCGGCGCCGCCCTGTTCATCGGCGACGGCATGATCACCCCGGCCATCTCGGTGCTGTCGGCGGTCGAGGGCCTGGAGGTGGGAACGCCGTTCTTCGCCCCCTTCGTGGTGCCCATCACCCTGGCCGTGCTGGTCGGCCTGTTCGCCATCCAGAGCCGGGGCACCGAAACGGTGGGTCGGCTGTTCGGCCCGGTGATGGTGGTGTGGTTCATCACCCTGGCCGTCCTGGGAATCGCCCAGATCGTCGAGCACCCCTACATCCTGAAGGCCATGAACCCGGCCTACGGCGCCGTCTTCCTGGCCACCCACGGCTGGATCGCCTTCATCGTGCTGGGCTCGGTGGTGCTGGCGGTGACGGGCGCCGAGGCGCTTTACGCCGACATGGGCCATTTCGGCAAGCGCCCCATCCAGCTGGCGTGGTTCATCCTGGTACTGCCGGCGCTGGCGCTGAACTATTTCGGCCAGGCCGCCCTGATCCTGGAAGACCCGGCGGCGGCCAAGAATCCGTTCTATCTGCTGGTCCCCGACTGGGGGCTCTATCCCATGGTGATCCTGGCGACCATGGCGACCATCATCGCCAGCCAGGCGGTGATCTCGGGGGTGTTCTCGCTGTCGCGCCAGGCGGTGCAGCTGGGCTATTCGCCGCGGCTGGACATCCGCCACACCTCGGACGAGGAAGAGGGCCAGATCTACATTCCGCGCGCCAACTGGGGCCTGCTGCTGGGAATCTTCGCCCTGGTGATCGGCTTCAAGAGCTCGAGCAATCTCGCCGCCGCCTACGGCATCGCGGTGACCGGCACCATGGCGGCCACCACCATCCTGGCGCTGGTGGTGGCGCACCGCAGCTGGAACTGGCCGCTGTGGTTGTGCGTGGTGCTGGGGGTGGCGTTCCTGTCCATCGATATCGGCTTCCTCAGCGCCAACCTGCTGAAGGTCGCCCAGGGCGGCTGGTTCCCGCTGGCGGTGGGCTTCGGCATGCTGCTGCTGATGGCCACCTGGCGCAAGGGGCGCGAAATCCTGTCGCGCCGCCTGGCCGATGGGGCCATGCCGCTGGACATGTTCATGGCCCAGCAGAAGGAGTCCAGCAACATCCTCAGGGTGCGCGGCACCGCCGTGTTCATGACGGGGGGCACCGACACGGTGCCCATCGCCCTGCTGCACAACCTGAAGCACAACAAGGTGCTGCACCAGCGGGTGGTGTTCCTGACCGTCATCACCGAGGACATCCCCCGCGTCTCGGCCCGCGACCGTCTGGTGGTGGAGGGCCTTGCCGAGGGCTTCTACCGCATCACGGTGCGCTACGGCTTCTTCCAGGAGCCGGACATCCCCAAGGTGCTGCGCCTGTGCAAGGCCTTCGGCCTGGAATTCGAGATGATGGACACCTCGTTCTTCCTGGGCCGCGAGACCCTGGTGCCGTCCACCCATCCCGAGATGCCGGAATGGCGCGAACGCCTGTTCGTCATCATGAGCCGCAACGCCGTGGCCGCCACCGACTTCTTCCGCATCCCGGCGGGCCGCGTGGTGGAGCTGGGCATCCAGGTCCAGCTGTAG
- a CDS encoding potassium transporter Kup translates to MTAHGGDGKSRNVAGLMLAAVGVVFGDIGTSPLYAMKETFSGPHAVAMDKGNILGVLSLVFWAITIIVSFKYVVIIMRADNRGEGGSLALLALVSHAAESNRRLSIMVSALGIFAAALFYGDSIITPAISVLSAVEGLQVAAPHLGQWVVPLTLCILFVLFAIQSHGTDLVGKMFGPVMLVWFLTLAILGIRNLSHAPSVLAALSPHYAISFLFREGWHAFLALGSVVLAVTGAEALYTDMGHFGRLPIRLAWYILVLPALILNYFGQGALLIAQPEAIANPFFNLAPAHLALPLVILATMATVIASQAVISGAFSVTRQAIQLGFLPRMEIIHTSEEEMGQIYLPFVNWLLMAMVMALVVGFKTSSNLAAAYGVAVTGTMVIDALLVGTVMLLIWKWNPRKVKWLIGGFLVVDLAFFLANSIKIPDGGWFPLVVGGLLFTLLTTWKDGRRRLLARLKADALPVEDFLASLSDRVPRVPGTAVFLTGTSEGVPIALLHNMKHNKIVHERVVLLTVLVEEVPFVPEEQRLENRLLAPNFHRLFLRYGFMESPNVPKALAHARTDQLGFFYEPMSVSYFVSRETLVPTEKKGFEGLRETLFGTLSRMATSAMDFFHLPSNRVVELGSQIEL, encoded by the coding sequence ATGACGGCCCATGGCGGAGACGGAAAGTCCCGCAACGTCGCCGGCCTGATGCTCGCCGCCGTCGGGGTGGTGTTCGGCGACATCGGTACCAGCCCGCTCTACGCCATGAAGGAAACCTTCAGCGGCCCGCACGCGGTCGCCATGGACAAGGGCAACATCCTGGGCGTGCTGTCCCTGGTGTTCTGGGCCATCACCATCATCGTCTCGTTCAAGTACGTGGTCATCATCATGCGGGCCGACAACCGGGGTGAGGGCGGTTCGCTGGCCCTGCTGGCCCTGGTCAGCCACGCCGCCGAGAGCAACCGCCGCCTGTCCATCATGGTCAGCGCGCTGGGCATCTTCGCCGCCGCCCTGTTCTACGGCGATTCCATCATCACCCCGGCCATTTCCGTGCTGTCGGCGGTGGAAGGCCTGCAGGTGGCTGCGCCGCACCTGGGGCAATGGGTGGTGCCGCTGACCCTTTGCATCCTGTTCGTGCTGTTCGCCATCCAAAGCCACGGCACCGACCTGGTGGGCAAGATGTTCGGCCCCGTGATGCTGGTGTGGTTCCTGACGCTGGCCATCTTAGGGATCCGCAACCTGTCGCACGCCCCCAGCGTGCTGGCGGCGCTGTCGCCCCATTACGCCATCTCGTTCCTGTTCCGCGAGGGCTGGCACGCCTTCCTGGCGCTGGGCTCGGTGGTGCTGGCGGTGACCGGCGCCGAGGCGCTTTACACCGACATGGGGCATTTCGGCCGCCTGCCCATCCGGCTGGCCTGGTACATCCTGGTGCTGCCGGCCCTGATCCTGAACTATTTCGGCCAGGGCGCCCTGCTGATCGCCCAGCCCGAGGCCATCGCCAACCCGTTCTTCAACCTGGCGCCCGCCCATCTGGCCCTGCCGCTGGTGATCCTGGCCACCATGGCGACGGTGATCGCCAGCCAAGCGGTGATCTCCGGCGCGTTTTCGGTGACCCGCCAGGCCATCCAACTGGGCTTCCTGCCGCGCATGGAGATCATCCACACCTCGGAAGAGGAGATGGGCCAGATCTACCTGCCCTTCGTGAACTGGCTGCTGATGGCCATGGTCATGGCCCTGGTGGTGGGCTTCAAGACCTCGTCCAATCTGGCCGCCGCCTACGGCGTGGCGGTGACCGGCACCATGGTCATCGACGCCCTGCTGGTGGGCACGGTGATGCTGCTGATCTGGAAGTGGAATCCGCGCAAGGTGAAGTGGCTGATCGGCGGGTTCCTGGTGGTGGACCTGGCCTTCTTCCTGGCCAATTCCATCAAGATTCCCGATGGCGGCTGGTTCCCGCTGGTGGTGGGCGGCCTGCTGTTCACCCTGCTGACCACCTGGAAGGACGGCCGCCGGCGCCTGCTGGCCCGCCTGAAGGCCGACGCCCTGCCGGTCGAGGATTTCCTGGCCTCGCTGTCGGACCGGGTGCCGCGCGTGCCGGGCACCGCCGTGTTCCTGACCGGCACCTCGGAAGGCGTGCCCATCGCCCTGCTCCACAACATGAAGCACAACAAGATCGTCCACGAGCGCGTCGTGCTGCTGACCGTGCTGGTGGAGGAAGTGCCCTTCGTCCCCGAGGAGCAGCGCCTGGAAAACCGCCTGCTGGCCCCCAATTTCCACCGGTTGTTCCTGCGCTACGGCTTCATGGAGAGCCCCAACGTGCCCAAGGCGCTGGCCCATGCCCGCACCGACCAGCTGGGCTTCTTCTACGAGCCCATGTCGGTGTCCTATTTCGTCTCGCGCGAGACCCTGGTCCCCACCGAGAAGAAGGGCTTCGAGGGCCTGCGCGAAACCCTGTTCGGCACCCTTTCGCGCATGGCCACCAGCGCCATGGACTTCTTCCACCTGCCCAGCAACCGCGTGGTTGAGCTGGGCAGCCAGATCGAGTTGTAG
- the cobB gene encoding Sir2 family NAD+-dependent deacetylase — protein MAGKDSIVILTGAGISKESGLDTFRDKDGIWSKVRLEDVATPDGFRRDPARVQAFYNTRRRNLVEGDIRPNAAHLALARLEREWPGEVLVVTQNIDDLHERAGTENLIHMHGELLKIRCGKCARPFAWSEDLAVDAKCPDCHRTGSLRPHVVWFGEMPLHMDRIFDALARCALFVSIGTSGHVYPAAGFVQTVANQGRAHTIELNLEPSEGASLFRETRMGPASQLVPAFVEELLSR, from the coding sequence ATGGCTGGAAAGGACAGCATCGTCATTCTGACCGGCGCCGGGATTTCCAAGGAATCCGGCCTGGACACCTTCCGCGACAAGGACGGCATCTGGTCCAAGGTGCGGCTGGAAGACGTGGCCACGCCCGACGGCTTCCGCCGCGATCCCGCCCGCGTCCAGGCCTTCTACAACACAAGGCGGCGCAATCTGGTGGAAGGCGACATCCGGCCCAACGCCGCCCATCTGGCCCTGGCGCGCCTCGAGCGGGAATGGCCGGGCGAGGTGCTGGTGGTCACCCAGAACATCGACGACCTGCACGAGCGGGCCGGGACGGAAAACCTGATCCACATGCATGGCGAACTGCTGAAGATCCGCTGCGGCAAATGCGCCCGCCCCTTCGCCTGGAGCGAGGACCTGGCGGTGGACGCCAAATGTCCCGACTGCCACCGGACCGGCAGTTTGCGCCCCCACGTGGTGTGGTTCGGCGAAATGCCGCTTCACATGGACCGCATCTTCGACGCCTTGGCCCGCTGCGCGCTGTTCGTCTCCATCGGCACGTCGGGGCACGTCTACCCCGCCGCCGGCTTCGTCCAGACAGTGGCCAATCAGGGCCGCGCCCATACGATCGAGCTTAATCTGGAACCATCCGAAGGGGCGTCGCTCTTCCGTGAAACCCGCATGGGCCCTGCCTCTCAGCTGGTGCCCGCTTTTGTGGAAGAGCTGCTGTCACGCTAA
- a CDS encoding low molecular weight protein-tyrosine-phosphatase encodes MVKVLFVCTGNICRSPTADGVFRALVAAEGLAGRVGVDSAGTHAYHVGEPPDRRSTEAARKRGYELKDLRARALKKSDFAEFDLLLAMDRGHLEIMRRACPPEYHGRLALFLSFAPQLGLQDVPDPYYGAGDGFERVLDMIEAGSAGLLAHIRERVR; translated from the coding sequence ATGGTCAAGGTTCTGTTCGTCTGCACCGGCAACATCTGCCGTTCGCCCACCGCCGACGGGGTGTTCCGCGCCCTGGTGGCCGCCGAGGGGCTGGCCGGGCGGGTAGGCGTGGATTCCGCCGGAACCCACGCCTACCACGTGGGCGAACCGCCGGACCGCCGTTCCACCGAGGCGGCGCGCAAGCGGGGCTACGAGTTGAAGGACCTGCGGGCGCGCGCCCTGAAGAAGAGTGATTTCGCCGAGTTCGACCTGCTGCTGGCCATGGACCGCGGCCATCTGGAGATCATGCGCCGGGCCTGTCCGCCCGAATATCACGGGCGGCTGGCGCTGTTCCTGTCGTTTGCGCCGCAACTGGGCCTGCAGGACGTTCCCGACCCCTATTACGGGGCGGGCGATGGCTTCGAGCGGGTGCTGGACATGATCGAGGCCGGCTCGGCCGGACTGCTCGCCCATATCCGGGAAAGGGTGCGGTAG
- a CDS encoding CBS domain-containing protein encodes MIVKTILKTKARGAGIVSVTPDASVGDAARLLSQHKIGAVLVMNGDRVAGILSERDIVRGLADAVDVCITAKVRDLMTTEVFVCHEDDTVERLMEIMTAKRIRHLPVVDANGDVAGMVTIGDVVKSRLDETKMEAESLRDYVMAGR; translated from the coding sequence ATGATCGTCAAAACCATCCTGAAGACCAAGGCCCGCGGCGCGGGCATCGTTTCCGTCACCCCCGACGCCAGCGTCGGCGACGCCGCCCGCCTGCTGTCCCAACACAAGATCGGCGCCGTGCTGGTCATGAACGGCGACCGGGTGGCCGGCATCCTGTCCGAACGCGACATCGTGCGCGGGCTGGCCGATGCGGTGGACGTCTGCATCACCGCCAAGGTCCGGGACCTGATGACCACCGAGGTCTTCGTCTGCCACGAGGACGACACCGTCGAGCGGCTGATGGAAATCATGACCGCCAAGCGCATCCGTCACCTGCCGGTGGTCGACGCCAACGGCGACGTGGCCGGCATGGTCACCATCGGCGACGTGGTGAAGTCCCGCCTGGACGAGACCAAGATGGAGGCGGAATCCCTGCGCGATTACGTGATGGCGGGACGCTGA